The Halobacillus ihumii genomic sequence AGCTGATTCAATTGGTCTTCCTTTGTATGACGTGCCATTACCTGCAATGGCGGACAACAATACTTATGAACAGACACTTCAGCAAAAGTTTGATCAGTTTAAGTCAGAGGGCATCTTTACAATCGTTTACGCGGATTTATTTCTCGAAGATATAAAAGAATACCGGGACCGCCTACTCGCTAAGTCAGGAATGTCAGGGCTTTATCCCTTGTGGGGAAGAGCTTCCACTACCATTGCAAAGGAGTTTATCTCAGCGGGTTTTAAAGCTATCGTTTCGACCGTTAATACAGAAAAACTCCCCGCTGATCAGGCAGGATGTAAAGTTGATAACAACTTCCTCAGTTCACTGCCGCCAGATGTAGATCCTTGTGGTGAAAATGGGGAATTCCATACATTTGTAGTAGACGGGCCGATCTTTCATTCTCCTGTCTCTGTACAGCCTGGTATTCAATTTGAGACAAACGATGGAAAGTTTGCCCACGTTGAATTAATAGAAGTATAGATGAAAGCTAACCATACCTGAATTATTCTCATCCCCATGACTTTTGAGGGAAACACTATTTCGGTACCTTCTTAAATGGGCGCTATCGCGTCCATTTTCCATTTTAGGTAATAGATCGAAGCTATTATGGCTACAACAATATGGAGTAGTCTGTGCAATTTCCCTAAGTTTGAATAATTTGTGTCAAAATTGAATAGAAATCGTGATTTTTATATGACAATTTTTTTAACTAGGTCTCGATTTAAGCTTTATTTGCTATACTAACCCCAGTAATTCATAAATTGGAACAACCATCCCTTTTAATATATTTGTGAGAAGGAGTGTATTGCCAAGTGGAACGCAACAAACGGCATATTAAAAAATGGCTGGCTATGCTGCCACTCAGCCTGGTTCTATTATTAAGCGGCTGCAGTCAACTGACTGTCCTTGATCCAAAGGGTCCTGTCGCAGAAAGTCAAAAAGACCTGATTATGTATTCAATCTGGTTTATGCTCGTGATTGTAGTGGTTGTCTTTGCCCTATTTACTTATATGGTCATTAAATACCGCGACCGTCCTGGGCGGGGTGATAAAGACTACGACCCGCACCTTCACGGAAACACAATGATTGAGGTCATCTGGACGGTGATTCCGATTCTCATCGTAACAGCTTTATCAGTACCGACTGTACAAACATTATTTGATCTCGAAAAACCGCCCGAATCAACAGCTTCAGCAGCAGCTGACAAAGAACCACTCGTCATTCATGCAACATCGGCCGACTGGAAATGGTTCTTCAGTTATCCGGAACAAAACATAGAAACAGTCAATTATCTTCATATTCCTACTGATCGCCCAATCGAATTCAAAATAGCTTCTGCCGACTCAATGTCCTCCCTCTGGATTCCAGCTTTAGGTGGGCAAAAATACGGTATGGCAGGGATGCAGAATACGCTTTTCCTACAAGCAGATGAACAAGGAGTGTATGATGGGCGAAACGCAAACTTCACGGGGGAAGGCTTTGCAGCTCAGACATTTGAAGTTTACGCAGAAAGCAGTGAGGAATTTTCCAGCTGGGTAGAACAAGCACAAAATTCCCCTGAGCTTACGCAGGATCAATATAATAAGCTCCTTAAACCTGGATTAACAGACCGGAAGACCTTTTCTTCCACCCACTTACAATGGGTTAATCATGGTACGATGGCCGGAATGGACTACGCTATCGAACTTCATGGGGAAGCTTATGAGAAAGAATTACATTTAAAAAGCGGGGATATTGAAATTGATGCTACAGATGAAGAGTGATAGAAAGAAAGCAGGTGAGGAATTATGCAACTAGATGAATTTTTTGTCACGGGGGAACCACTCATTTACGCTGGAATGGTTTCCATCGTGCTCGTTACAGCCGCTATTATCTTTGTTCTAACTTACTTTAAAAGATGGGGATGGTTGTGGCGTGAGTGGTTGACTACTGTTGACCATAAAAAGATAGGTATTATGTATATTCTCAGTGCTCTAGCGATGTTGTTCAGAGGTGGGATGGACGCCTTAATGATGCGTGTCCAACTTGCATTTCCCGGGATGGACTTCTTAGGCTCGCAACACTATAACGAAATTTTTACGACGCACGGAACAGTTATGATCATTTTTATGGCTATGCCATTCTTGATCGGCTTAATGAACGTGATCGTACCATTGCAAATCGGGGCCAGGGACGTTGCTTTCCCGGCACTGAATGCCTTGAGTTTCTGGTCCTTTCTTTTTGGGGCCTTGCTGTTTAATATTTCTTTCGTAATCGGCGGTTCTCCAGATGCCGGTTGGACTAGTTACACACCACTTGCCGGTGCAGCCATGAGCCCTGGTCCCGGACAGAACTTTTATTTGATGGGACTTCAGTTATCAGGTATTGGAACACTGGCAACAGGGATAAACTTTATGGTTACCATCATTAAAATGCGTGCTCCTGGGATGAAAATGTTCCAAATGCCCATTTTCACTTGGTCAACACTCGTTACGGCGTTCATTATTGTTTTTGCCTTCCCTATCCTAACAGTGGCATTAGCTTTAATGACGATCGACCGAGTTTTTGGTTCTCAGTTCTTCACACTGACCGGAGAAGGCTTACCAATGATGTGGGCCAACCTGTTCTGGATGTGGGGACACCCTGAAGTTTATATTGTTATATTGCCTGCCTTTGGTATTTTCTCAGAGGTTATTGCAACATTTGCCCGTAAGCAATTGTTCGGCTATAAAGCCATGGTTTGGTCAATGATCCTCATCGCAGGGTTAAGTTTCCTTGTTTGGGTTC encodes the following:
- a CDS encoding diphthine--ammonia ligase gives rise to the protein MENVIVSWSGGKDSTLALYNLMENSNYCIKGLLSTTSQASGRLPIHEVRRELIQAQADSIGLPLYDVPLPAMADNNTYEQTLQQKFDQFKSEGIFTIVYADLFLEDIKEYRDRLLAKSGMSGLYPLWGRASTTIAKEFISAGFKAIVSTVNTEKLPADQAGCKVDNNFLSSLPPDVDPCGENGEFHTFVVDGPIFHSPVSVQPGIQFETNDGKFAHVELIEV
- the qoxA gene encoding cytochrome aa3 quinol oxidase subunit II, which translates into the protein MLPLSLVLLLSGCSQLTVLDPKGPVAESQKDLIMYSIWFMLVIVVVVFALFTYMVIKYRDRPGRGDKDYDPHLHGNTMIEVIWTVIPILIVTALSVPTVQTLFDLEKPPESTASAAADKEPLVIHATSADWKWFFSYPEQNIETVNYLHIPTDRPIEFKIASADSMSSLWIPALGGQKYGMAGMQNTLFLQADEQGVYDGRNANFTGEGFAAQTFEVYAESSEEFSSWVEQAQNSPELTQDQYNKLLKPGLTDRKTFSSTHLQWVNHGTMAGMDYAIELHGEAYEKELHLKSGDIEIDATDEE
- the qoxB gene encoding cytochrome aa3 quinol oxidase subunit I — translated: MQLDEFFVTGEPLIYAGMVSIVLVTAAIIFVLTYFKRWGWLWREWLTTVDHKKIGIMYILSALAMLFRGGMDALMMRVQLAFPGMDFLGSQHYNEIFTTHGTVMIIFMAMPFLIGLMNVIVPLQIGARDVAFPALNALSFWSFLFGALLFNISFVIGGSPDAGWTSYTPLAGAAMSPGPGQNFYLMGLQLSGIGTLATGINFMVTIIKMRAPGMKMFQMPIFTWSTLVTAFIIVFAFPILTVALALMTIDRVFGSQFFTLTGEGLPMMWANLFWMWGHPEVYIVILPAFGIFSEVIATFARKQLFGYKAMVWSMILIAGLSFLVWVHHFFTMGAGAFVNSVFSVSTMLIAVPTGVKIFNWLATLYKSKIQFTTANMWALAFIPSFVLGGVTGVMLGMAPADYQFHNSYFLVAHFHYVLIAGTVFACFAGLVYWYPKMFGHKLNEKLGKISFWFFVIGFHVCFFPQYFVGLDGMPRRVFTIIPEWMPLNVISTVGAFGMGLGFAIFVYNIYYSYRYSEREKTGDSWDGRTLEWATPTPVPFYNFATVPHVNSHDAFIEMKEKGETTFDEEKVEPIHMPSNTGKPIIMMGIAAIASFGLVFEWMWMAIAGLIGLIVMMGIRSFDYDDGFHVEVDEIKRTERKARGL